A window from Aquabacterium sp. NJ1 encodes these proteins:
- a CDS encoding TSUP family transporter encodes MLAASAGAGLVDAIVGGGGLIIVPSLFGLFPQAVPATLLGTNKAASIWGTGWAAWQYARRVTLPSMRLLGAIAAAMLGALFGAWLATRVPASRFRGALPFVLAAVWLYTLWRKDMGRHHAPHWSPRTEALLATGMGAAIGFYDGIFGPGTGSFFVFALVRLLGWDFLHASAGAKRLNFATNVAALAWFIPSGHVAWALSLPMAVANVAGSAVGTRLALRHGAGFVRAAFLIVVGALILKTAWDAWLR; translated from the coding sequence ATGCTGGCGGCCTCAGCCGGTGCCGGCCTGGTCGACGCCATTGTGGGCGGCGGTGGCTTGATCATCGTGCCCTCGTTGTTCGGGCTTTTCCCGCAGGCCGTGCCCGCGACGCTGCTGGGCACCAACAAGGCCGCATCCATCTGGGGCACGGGCTGGGCGGCCTGGCAATACGCCAGACGGGTCACCCTGCCGTCAATGCGCCTGCTGGGCGCCATCGCTGCCGCCATGCTGGGCGCCTTGTTCGGCGCCTGGCTGGCCACGCGCGTGCCGGCCTCGCGCTTTCGCGGCGCCCTGCCCTTCGTGCTCGCAGCCGTGTGGCTCTACACCCTGTGGCGCAAGGACATGGGGCGCCACCATGCACCACACTGGTCGCCCCGCACGGAGGCCCTGCTGGCCACCGGCATGGGCGCCGCCATCGGCTTTTACGACGGCATATTCGGCCCGGGCACGGGCAGCTTCTTCGTGTTCGCGCTGGTACGCCTGCTGGGCTGGGATTTCCTGCATGCCAGCGCCGGGGCCAAGCGGCTGAACTTCGCCACCAATGTGGCGGCGCTGGCCTGGTTCATCCCCAGCGGGCACGTGGCCTGGGCGCTCTCGCTGCCCATGGCCGTGGCCAATGTGGCCGGCAGCGCCGTGGGCACCCGCCTGGCGCTGCGTCATGGCGCCGGCTTTGTGCGGGCGGCCTTCCTGATCGTGGTGGGCGCCCTGATCCTCAAGACAGCTTGGGACGCCTGGCTGCGCTGA